A single genomic interval of Stieleria maiorica harbors:
- a CDS encoding alpha-amylase/4-alpha-glucanotransferase domain-containing protein — protein sequence MSNHVHLCLVLHNHQPIGNFDGVFEQAYQDSYRPFLDVFEPYDQLQISLHTSGPLMIWLAERHPEYLDRLRLLVEAGRIEIVGGPQYEPILTMLPSRDRIGQIEAYGRWLERHLGSTPAGMWTPERVWESTLTRDVADAGIRYTVLDDYHFRAAGVDEERLTGYFITEDDGRLLRIFPGSEHLRYTIPFQPVDATIDYCRSVAQRSPGAVLTFGDDGEKFGTWPDTKVHVYDKGWLKSLFNALTENASWLHTVSLGEAINRTAPVGKIYLPDCSYREMTEWSLPTPSQIMLDDVSHELDSHERWKDLKTFVRGGYWRNFKSKYEETNEMYARMMHVSRRLADAESAGIDAGQLAVIRDHLYRGQCNCPYWHGAFGGIYLPHLRNAVYQHLITADNLLSNLTGELSGAVQATADDYDFDGLQEVRLSNDKLCAWVAPGRGGRLYELDVREISHNLLATLQRRPESYHQKVLAGPNAGGDDVASIHDRVVFKQADLDQRLQYDRYPRKSLMDHFYDVDTDLSAVSRGEAMERGDFVELPFEAKLRRGSDRVQVQMRREGNAWGIPIVLTKAVTMVSGSDSLEITYLLENLPQDRELHFAIEMNFAGLPAGADDRYFSGEDGQHLGQLGEQLDLQHTSQLSLSDRWLGIDVSMNLDRPSGIWAFPVETVSQSEAGFELVHQSVCVQPHWLVRGDAEGRWCVKIELAASCESHAETVDEEQVIQL from the coding sequence ATGTCTAACCACGTTCATCTTTGCTTGGTACTGCACAATCACCAGCCGATCGGCAACTTCGACGGCGTTTTCGAGCAGGCGTACCAAGATAGTTATCGACCGTTTTTGGACGTCTTCGAGCCCTACGACCAGTTGCAGATTTCGTTGCACACGTCGGGACCGTTGATGATCTGGTTGGCCGAACGTCATCCGGAATACCTGGATCGGCTGAGGTTACTGGTCGAAGCGGGCCGGATCGAGATCGTCGGCGGGCCGCAATACGAACCGATTCTGACGATGTTGCCCTCGCGCGACCGGATCGGCCAGATCGAAGCTTATGGTCGTTGGTTGGAGCGTCATTTGGGCAGCACTCCGGCCGGGATGTGGACGCCGGAGCGAGTTTGGGAGTCGACGCTGACGCGTGACGTCGCCGACGCTGGCATCCGCTACACCGTGCTGGACGATTATCACTTCCGTGCCGCCGGCGTGGATGAAGAACGTTTGACGGGCTACTTCATCACCGAAGACGATGGCCGATTGCTGCGGATTTTCCCCGGATCGGAACACCTGCGTTACACGATTCCGTTCCAACCGGTCGATGCGACGATCGATTATTGTCGCAGTGTCGCCCAGCGGTCGCCCGGCGCCGTGCTGACTTTCGGCGACGACGGCGAAAAGTTTGGCACCTGGCCGGACACCAAGGTGCACGTGTACGACAAAGGCTGGTTGAAATCACTGTTCAATGCACTGACCGAAAATGCATCCTGGCTGCACACCGTCTCGCTGGGCGAAGCGATCAATCGCACCGCGCCGGTGGGAAAGATCTATCTTCCCGATTGCAGCTATCGTGAAATGACCGAGTGGTCGTTGCCCACGCCGTCTCAGATCATGCTGGATGACGTGAGCCACGAGCTGGATTCGCATGAACGCTGGAAGGACTTGAAGACATTCGTCCGCGGCGGTTATTGGCGAAACTTCAAATCGAAGTACGAAGAAACCAACGAGATGTACGCGCGGATGATGCACGTCAGCCGCCGTCTGGCCGACGCCGAATCGGCCGGCATCGATGCAGGCCAGTTGGCCGTGATTCGCGACCACCTGTATCGCGGCCAGTGCAATTGCCCCTACTGGCACGGAGCCTTTGGCGGAATCTATCTGCCGCACCTCCGCAACGCCGTCTACCAACATCTGATCACCGCCGACAATCTGCTCAGCAACCTGACCGGGGAGTTGTCCGGTGCGGTTCAAGCGACGGCCGACGATTACGATTTCGACGGGCTGCAGGAAGTTCGTTTAAGCAACGATAAACTCTGTGCCTGGGTGGCCCCCGGACGCGGCGGTCGGCTTTACGAGTTGGACGTGCGTGAGATCAGCCACAACCTGCTGGCGACCTTGCAACGCCGCCCGGAAAGCTACCACCAAAAGGTGTTGGCCGGGCCGAATGCCGGCGGCGACGACGTCGCCAGCATTCACGATCGGGTCGTGTTCAAGCAGGCCGACCTGGACCAGCGCTTGCAATACGACCGCTATCCCCGCAAGAGTCTGATGGACCACTTCTATGACGTGGACACGGACCTCAGCGCGGTCTCCCGCGGCGAGGCGATGGAACGCGGCGATTTTGTCGAGCTTCCCTTCGAAGCGAAATTGCGTCGCGGAAGCGACCGGGTCCAAGTGCAGATGCGGCGCGAAGGAAACGCCTGGGGCATTCCGATCGTCCTGACCAAGGCGGTCACGATGGTCAGCGGCAGCGATTCGTTGGAGATCACCTATTTGCTGGAGAACCTGCCCCAAGACCGCGAGCTGCATTTCGCGATCGAGATGAACTTTGCAGGACTTCCCGCCGGTGCCGATGACCGCTACTTCAGCGGCGAAGACGGCCAACATCTCGGCCAACTGGGCGAGCAGTTGGATTTGCAACACACTTCACAACTGTCGTTGTCGGATCGCTGGTTGGGCATCGATGTGTCGATGAATCTGGATCGCCCCAGCGGCATCTGGGCGTTCCCCGTCGAAACGGTCAGCCAGAGTGAAGCCGGATTCGAATTGGTGCACCAAAGCGTCTGCGTTCAACCGCACTGGTTGGTCCGCGGCGACGCCGAAGGCCGCTGGTGTGTGAAAATCGAATTGGCCGCAAGCTGCGAATCACACGCCGAGACCGTCGACGAAGAACAGGTCATCCAGCTGTAG
- a CDS encoding radical SAM protein has protein sequence MYFRLASRFLFETDKRLLAKAAWTLGVKGLWSVHKHKRRLKRGEFFPPFLYLSVINSCNLRCQGCWVDVAAKQHRIELDAANETIRQAKAMGNSFFGILGGEPFMHKDLLKIFEQNRDVYFQVFTNGHFITDEVAAELKRFGNVTPLISVEGSEIISDERRGRAGVLNQTMEGLKTALKHNLLVGVCTSVCKSNIDDLVNDAWVNRLIEMGVMYCWYHIYRPVGPESNAQLALTSDQQRRVRQFVVDTRATKPIIVIDAYHDDAGNALCPAATGFTHHVGPWGDIEPCPVIQLATESIHDDRPLAETFNESAFLKDFRSLTAEHTRGCVIMERPDLLVELAEKHGARDTTARGAVIEELKNVTPRRSQFQPGDEIPERSFVYRWAKKYAFNDFGTYARHFDATKYRDPDKDAPDSERSKSELPVLQ, from the coding sequence ATGTATTTTCGTTTGGCTTCGCGATTTCTTTTTGAGACGGACAAACGCTTGCTTGCCAAGGCGGCTTGGACGCTCGGGGTGAAGGGATTGTGGAGTGTGCACAAGCACAAGCGTCGATTGAAACGCGGTGAGTTCTTTCCTCCGTTTCTGTATCTGTCGGTGATCAACAGTTGCAACCTGCGCTGCCAAGGCTGCTGGGTCGACGTCGCGGCCAAACAACATCGCATCGAGCTGGACGCGGCCAACGAGACGATCCGTCAGGCCAAAGCGATGGGCAACAGTTTCTTTGGCATCCTGGGCGGCGAGCCGTTCATGCACAAGGATCTGTTGAAGATCTTTGAGCAAAACCGCGACGTCTATTTTCAGGTGTTCACCAACGGTCACTTCATCACCGACGAGGTGGCCGCCGAGCTGAAACGGTTCGGGAACGTCACGCCCCTGATCAGCGTCGAGGGGTCGGAGATCATCAGTGATGAGCGACGTGGTCGGGCCGGCGTTTTGAACCAGACCATGGAGGGGCTGAAGACCGCGCTTAAGCACAACCTGTTGGTTGGCGTTTGCACCAGCGTGTGCAAGTCCAACATCGATGATCTGGTCAACGACGCCTGGGTCAATCGACTGATTGAGATGGGCGTGATGTATTGTTGGTATCACATCTATCGTCCGGTCGGCCCGGAATCGAATGCCCAATTGGCGCTGACCAGTGACCAACAGCGGCGTGTCCGCCAGTTTGTTGTCGACACGCGGGCGACCAAACCGATCATCGTCATCGACGCCTATCACGACGATGCCGGAAACGCACTTTGCCCGGCGGCGACCGGATTCACCCATCACGTCGGACCCTGGGGCGACATCGAACCCTGTCCCGTGATTCAGCTGGCGACCGAATCGATTCACGACGACCGACCGCTGGCGGAAACCTTCAACGAGTCCGCGTTCTTGAAAGACTTCCGATCGTTGACGGCCGAGCACACCCGCGGCTGTGTGATCATGGAACGGCCGGACTTGCTGGTGGAGCTCGCGGAAAAGCATGGCGCCCGCGACACGACCGCCCGCGGCGCGGTGATCGAGGAACTGAAAAACGTCACGCCGCGACGAAGTCAGTTTCAGCCCGGCGACGAAATCCCCGAACGCAGCTTCGTCTATCGTTGGGCCAAGAAGTACGCGTTCAACGATTTCGGGACCTACGCCCGCCACTTCGACGCGACAAAGTATCGCGACCCGGACAAAGACGCCCCGGATAGCGAACGATCCAAGAGCGAGTTGCCGGTGCTGCAGTGA
- a CDS encoding amidohydrolase family protein: MTNDDGDVVKRLGPETIYVAAWIFPISRPPINGGYLRVIGDQIVEIGSVRDPGFRRQDVIDLGEVAVLPRMVNAHTHLEFSDCQSPIGQPGIALAEWIGKVIAARGVATEDQRNARIRDGIAESAGSGVGLIGDIATTPSQYPSDTDTTIVSFAEVLGLSDIRAAERLESAEKHAASLPLNPSVKFAVSPHAAYSTPPELVRRCVELAVQTGATLAMHVAESPDERELLRFGSGRFADALRGAGLWPEGVFPWKGHQPVWDLIDAIARAPRALLIHGNDLQDDEIERIACHPQLSVVYCPRTHDFFGYDAHPVQTLLGAGVRVALGTDSRASNPDLSVWKEVQFLLNQRPDLDPHAVLEMATLAGADALLGAGSRSGRIEAGKTRIPSLVSIPTTAKRLDQVWRDVVAADLSCIAVQRRA, translated from the coding sequence ATGACCAACGATGATGGCGATGTTGTGAAACGACTCGGCCCCGAGACCATCTATGTCGCTGCCTGGATTTTCCCCATCAGCCGACCGCCGATCAATGGCGGGTACCTGCGTGTCATCGGAGATCAGATCGTCGAAATCGGCTCGGTCCGAGACCCTGGCTTCCGCCGCCAAGACGTGATCGACTTGGGAGAGGTGGCCGTGCTGCCGCGGATGGTCAATGCCCACACCCACCTGGAATTCTCCGATTGCCAATCTCCGATCGGACAGCCGGGAATTGCGCTTGCCGAGTGGATCGGAAAAGTCATTGCGGCGCGAGGTGTGGCGACCGAAGACCAGCGGAACGCCCGAATCCGTGACGGGATCGCCGAATCGGCCGGCAGCGGCGTCGGGCTGATCGGCGACATTGCCACGACGCCCTCGCAATATCCGTCCGACACCGACACCACGATCGTTTCATTCGCCGAAGTCCTCGGTTTGAGCGACATCCGGGCCGCCGAACGACTCGAATCGGCGGAAAAACATGCGGCGAGCCTGCCGCTGAATCCGTCCGTCAAGTTTGCAGTCAGCCCCCACGCGGCTTATTCGACACCTCCGGAATTGGTGCGCCGCTGCGTCGAATTGGCCGTGCAAACGGGAGCCACCTTGGCGATGCACGTTGCCGAGTCACCCGATGAACGGGAATTGCTGCGTTTCGGGAGCGGCCGCTTTGCCGACGCCCTGCGCGGGGCGGGGTTGTGGCCCGAGGGCGTGTTTCCGTGGAAAGGCCACCAACCCGTGTGGGACTTGATTGACGCGATCGCTCGGGCACCCCGCGCCCTGCTGATCCACGGCAACGACCTGCAGGACGACGAGATCGAGCGGATCGCGTGTCACCCACAGCTGAGTGTCGTCTACTGCCCGCGGACACACGATTTTTTCGGCTACGACGCCCATCCCGTGCAAACCCTGCTCGGTGCGGGGGTGCGGGTCGCCCTCGGCACCGACTCGCGGGCAAGCAACCCCGATTTGAGCGTCTGGAAAGAGGTACAATTCCTGCTCAATCAGCGGCCGGACCTTGATCCGCACGCGGTGCTGGAGATGGCGACGCTTGCCGGAGCGGATGCCTTGCTAGGCGCCGGATCGCGATCTGGGAGAATTGAGGCCGGAAAGACGCGCATCCCATCGTTGGTTTCGATTCCCACGACCGCGAAACGTCTCGATCAGGTGTGGCGGGACGTCGTCGCGGCGGATTTGTCGTGCATCGCGGTACAACGGCGGGCATAA
- a CDS encoding DNA-3-methyladenine glycosylase, with the protein MVRPHLLPDRLIAHRLDADFYHRATAVVAKQLIGKALLHRVDGQWLGGWIVETEAYLDRGDPASHAARGKTPSNASMFAGPGTLYVYPIHAKYCLNAVTQAEGQGAAVLIRAIEPIWGLDRMRESRGHDDPKRLTRGPAMLCQALRIDRNDDGRCLVSDGALGVFDAPSQPPRRVRVTKRIGISKAQHRNLRFIDPRSEYLSRKPWRLPLRV; encoded by the coding sequence ATGGTCCGCCCGCATCTGCTTCCCGATCGATTGATCGCCCATCGGCTGGATGCCGATTTCTACCACCGTGCGACGGCGGTGGTGGCGAAACAGTTGATCGGCAAGGCGTTGCTTCATCGCGTCGATGGCCAGTGGTTGGGCGGGTGGATCGTCGAGACAGAAGCCTATCTCGACCGCGGCGATCCGGCTAGCCATGCGGCACGCGGCAAGACCCCCAGCAATGCATCCATGTTCGCTGGTCCGGGGACGCTGTACGTTTATCCGATTCACGCAAAGTATTGTTTGAACGCCGTCACCCAGGCCGAAGGGCAAGGCGCCGCGGTTCTGATTCGAGCGATCGAGCCGATTTGGGGACTGGATCGGATGCGTGAAAGCCGCGGTCATGACGATCCGAAACGTTTGACGCGAGGCCCCGCGATGTTATGCCAGGCACTGCGAATCGATCGCAACGATGACGGCCGATGCCTGGTCAGCGACGGAGCTCTGGGAGTGTTCGACGCCCCGTCGCAACCGCCACGCCGCGTCCGTGTGACCAAACGCATCGGTATCAGCAAAGCACAGCACCGAAACCTCCGGTTCATCGATCCGAGATCCGAGTACCTGAGTCGAAAGCCTTGGCGGCTTCCGCTACGAGTATAG
- a CDS encoding PVC-type heme-binding CxxCH protein — translation MTASSADSAEQGEAKSALEAIESNRGGRHWVEQETAPPKSPTESLETIEIEPGYEIALFAAEPLIHDPVAICFDRHGDMYVVEYSDYPIGPEEGGDPLSKIVMLEDSDGDGVADRRHVFADKLDFAHSMMAYRGGLLVGAKTKVLFLEDTDGDHVADVNETVFDGFTPAHPQMQIGNPRWGIDNWVYLNYGPGEVASKRDPDSTVTLPRKDFRFNPQTLEFESDSGMGQFGNTVDRWGHRFYCTNRNPIITTFLPPNVLARNPFHIVSAPYYDVAPSGGQSEVFPLVEMKSNYLSHAGTHTSACGTTAYTGDLGDESFRNSVFVCEPIGHLVTRSIVDSAPLKFIAKRAQEKRDFIASTDTWFRPSSLATGPDGALYLADMYRLWVEHPKFLPPEIAAKLDWRAGDDRGRIYRIVPTGSVTRTFTPPESESESVDLLKDDNGWRQFLGQRLLVEQQATGQVAELRKLLASPSSTTRLHALWTLHGLSALKPADVRQMCGDANLHCRVAAAKLAGSMSEDDAAENALIALADDSNIQVRFQVALSLSANDSQRATATLIQLARRDGHDSAFADGLLTSTKQRSGAVLTGLIDDDAFRDSGTDGKMDLVRRLAAVVGARGDLDELESVFQLIGRDGDQNWWRAAAIAGIGDGLPRYRGERGRMSLAGLIAKPPAQLVDSMDGLKAVFDQSGVIATDTERSVADRVAGIELMAYQPFDAAVDTFHALLSSDQAVQIQSACIEALQRNGSPAAAEIILDRWSQLGPSVRGTAIALLLRRTESTRLTLAAMSQGKMNPSALSIDQRVRLLKHADEALREEATKLFGGVVSPNRQKVAKDYEGALAMKPDAAHGQEVFKRVCASCHRISGEGHETGPDLTDVRNRSKPALLYDILDPNSKVEPRFTAYSILTVDGSVLTGLIESETSEAVILKMAEGKTKAIGRAEIEQMKASDVSLMPEGIEKDITLQQMADLLAYLKDR, via the coding sequence TTGACTGCTTCGTCGGCGGACTCAGCCGAGCAGGGCGAGGCGAAATCGGCGCTTGAGGCGATTGAGAGTAATCGCGGTGGTCGACATTGGGTCGAGCAGGAAACGGCACCGCCGAAGTCTCCGACCGAGTCACTCGAAACGATCGAAATCGAACCGGGGTATGAGATCGCTTTGTTTGCGGCCGAACCACTGATTCACGATCCCGTCGCGATCTGCTTTGATCGCCATGGTGACATGTATGTCGTTGAATACAGCGACTATCCGATCGGCCCCGAAGAGGGCGGCGATCCGCTGTCGAAAATCGTTATGCTCGAAGATAGCGATGGAGACGGTGTTGCCGACCGCAGACACGTGTTCGCCGACAAGCTGGACTTTGCCCACAGCATGATGGCCTACCGTGGCGGCTTGCTGGTCGGTGCGAAAACCAAAGTGTTGTTCTTGGAGGATACCGACGGCGATCACGTCGCCGATGTCAACGAAACCGTGTTCGACGGATTCACGCCCGCCCACCCGCAGATGCAAATCGGGAACCCGCGATGGGGAATCGACAACTGGGTGTACCTGAATTACGGCCCCGGCGAAGTGGCTTCGAAGCGTGATCCGGATTCGACGGTCACCTTGCCGCGGAAGGACTTTCGGTTCAATCCCCAAACGCTGGAATTCGAATCGGACAGCGGGATGGGACAGTTCGGCAACACGGTCGATCGCTGGGGGCACCGGTTTTATTGCACCAACCGGAACCCGATCATCACGACCTTTCTGCCGCCGAACGTTTTAGCGCGAAACCCATTTCACATCGTCAGCGCGCCGTACTACGACGTCGCCCCCTCGGGTGGACAGTCTGAAGTCTTCCCGCTCGTTGAAATGAAGAGCAACTATCTGTCACACGCGGGAACGCACACCTCGGCGTGTGGCACGACGGCGTACACGGGCGATCTGGGCGATGAATCGTTTCGCAATAGCGTGTTTGTCTGCGAACCGATCGGGCACTTGGTGACACGTTCGATCGTGGACTCCGCACCGCTGAAATTCATCGCGAAACGAGCCCAGGAGAAACGTGACTTCATCGCATCGACCGACACTTGGTTCCGGCCGTCCAGCTTGGCCACCGGTCCCGACGGTGCGTTGTACTTGGCGGACATGTATCGGTTGTGGGTGGAGCATCCCAAGTTCTTGCCCCCGGAAATCGCCGCCAAGTTGGATTGGCGGGCCGGAGACGACCGCGGGCGAATCTATCGCATTGTCCCCACCGGTTCGGTCACGCGAACGTTCACGCCGCCGGAATCGGAGTCCGAGTCTGTTGACTTGTTGAAGGATGATAACGGATGGCGACAATTTCTTGGCCAACGTTTGTTGGTCGAGCAGCAGGCGACAGGACAGGTTGCCGAATTGCGAAAACTGCTCGCGTCACCATCGTCGACGACACGGCTGCATGCCCTCTGGACCTTGCACGGCTTGTCGGCTTTGAAACCCGCCGACGTCCGACAAATGTGTGGTGACGCGAACCTCCATTGTCGCGTCGCAGCGGCAAAGCTGGCGGGCAGCATGAGTGAAGACGATGCCGCTGAAAACGCTTTGATCGCGCTGGCCGATGATTCCAATATTCAAGTCCGATTCCAAGTCGCGTTGTCGCTCTCGGCCAACGATTCTCAGCGAGCCACCGCGACATTGATTCAGCTGGCGCGACGCGATGGACACGACAGCGCCTTTGCCGACGGATTACTGACGTCGACCAAGCAGCGTAGCGGTGCGGTGTTGACCGGATTGATCGACGATGACGCGTTTCGCGATTCCGGTACGGACGGCAAAATGGACTTGGTCCGACGGCTTGCCGCGGTCGTCGGTGCCCGTGGCGATTTGGACGAACTTGAAAGCGTCTTTCAGTTGATCGGCCGCGACGGTGACCAGAACTGGTGGCGTGCCGCGGCGATCGCCGGGATCGGTGATGGACTGCCACGGTATCGCGGCGAGCGGGGACGGATGTCGCTGGCAGGTCTGATCGCCAAACCACCGGCGCAGCTGGTCGATTCGATGGACGGACTGAAAGCGGTTTTTGATCAAAGCGGAGTGATCGCAACCGATACCGAGCGATCCGTCGCGGACCGTGTCGCGGGGATCGAATTGATGGCCTACCAGCCCTTCGACGCCGCCGTGGACACCTTTCATGCGTTGCTGTCGAGCGATCAAGCGGTGCAAATCCAATCGGCCTGTATCGAGGCGTTGCAACGGAACGGCTCGCCCGCGGCCGCGGAGATCATTTTGGATCGCTGGTCGCAACTCGGCCCGTCGGTCCGTGGGACCGCCATCGCGCTGCTGTTGCGTCGGACCGAATCCACTCGTTTGACCCTGGCGGCGATGTCACAGGGCAAGATGAACCCTTCGGCGTTAAGCATCGATCAACGCGTGCGACTGCTCAAGCACGCCGATGAAGCGTTGCGAGAGGAAGCCACAAAGTTGTTCGGCGGTGTCGTCTCGCCGAACCGCCAGAAAGTGGCCAAGGATTACGAGGGCGCATTGGCGATGAAGCCCGATGCGGCACACGGGCAAGAAGTCTTCAAACGAGTCTGTGCAAGCTGTCACCGAATCAGCGGCGAAGGACACGAAACGGGCCCCGATTTGACGGACGTACGCAATCGTTCCAAACCGGCATTGTTGTACGACATCCTGGACCCCAACTCCAAAGTCGAGCCTCGGTTCACCGCGTACTCCATCTTGACCGTTGACGGTTCGGTGCTGACGGGACTGATCGAATCAGAAACCAGCGAAGCGGTGATTTTGAAGATGGCCGAAGGAAAAACGAAAGCGATCGGACGGGCGGAAATCGAACAGATGAAAGCCAGCGACGTGTCGTTGATGCCCGAAGGCATCGAAAAAGACATCACGCTCCAACAGATGGCCGACTTGCTGGCCTATCTGAAAGATCGCTAG